Proteins encoded in a region of the Cupriavidus pauculus genome:
- the fmt gene encoding methionyl-tRNA formyltransferase, with amino-acid sequence MTQAQPLRVAFAGTPEFARVALEAIHAAGFPVVAVLTQPDRPAGRGMQLQASPVKQFAVAHDLGPVLQPRSLRRQGKYPEEAGAAVDTLAAIAPDVMVVAAYGLILPAEVLALPRHGCLNIHGSLLPRWRGAAPIHRAIEAGDTETGITLMQMDEGLDTGAMLSRDSVPIGPLDTTGSLHDALAAMGGRLIVDALRELAAGRALVATPQPETGITYAEKIGKDEAPLDLSRPAAPLARQVRAFNPFPGATVQVGETVIKCWQALALAAGGSPLPHPPGTVLSADATGVIIACGDGTALQVTELQKPGGRRQPAQQFLQSMPLVPGTRCLLPAEIAAKAAAQA; translated from the coding sequence ATGACACAAGCCCAGCCCCTGCGCGTTGCCTTCGCCGGGACGCCTGAATTCGCCCGCGTCGCTCTCGAGGCCATCCATGCCGCCGGGTTCCCGGTGGTGGCCGTGCTGACCCAGCCCGATCGCCCCGCCGGGCGCGGCATGCAACTGCAGGCCAGCCCCGTCAAGCAGTTCGCCGTGGCGCATGATCTCGGACCTGTGCTCCAGCCCCGCTCGCTGCGGCGCCAGGGCAAGTACCCCGAAGAGGCGGGCGCGGCCGTGGACACGCTCGCGGCCATCGCGCCCGACGTCATGGTCGTGGCCGCATACGGGCTGATCCTGCCGGCCGAGGTCCTGGCGCTGCCGCGCCATGGCTGCCTGAACATCCATGGCTCGCTGCTGCCCCGGTGGCGCGGCGCCGCGCCGATCCACCGCGCCATCGAGGCGGGCGATACGGAAACCGGCATCACGCTGATGCAGATGGACGAAGGGCTCGACACGGGCGCGATGCTGTCGCGGGACAGCGTGCCCATCGGGCCGCTGGACACCACGGGCTCGCTGCACGACGCGCTGGCCGCGATGGGCGGCCGCCTCATCGTTGACGCGCTGCGCGAACTGGCCGCCGGCCGCGCGCTGGTTGCCACGCCGCAGCCCGAGACGGGCATCACCTATGCCGAGAAGATCGGCAAGGACGAGGCGCCGCTCGACCTGTCGCGGCCGGCCGCGCCGCTCGCCCGGCAGGTCCGCGCGTTCAATCCGTTTCCCGGTGCGACCGTGCAGGTGGGAGAGACCGTGATCAAGTGCTGGCAGGCGCTGGCGCTCGCGGCCGGGGGCTCGCCGCTGCCGCATCCGCCGGGCACCGTGCTGTCGGCGGACGCCACGGGGGTGATCATCGCCTGCGGCGACGGCACCGCGCTGCAGGTGACCGAGTTACAGAAGCCGGGCGGGCGCCGGCAGCCGGCCCAGCAGTTCCTGCAGTCGATGCCACTGGTGCCGGGCACGCGCTGCCTGCTGCCGGCGGAGATCGCGGCAAAGGCGGCCGCGCAGGCATAA
- a CDS encoding LysE family translocator gives MLGITDLPLFVGAVFLLNVTPGPDTAYIVGRSVAQGRMAGVMSSLGVSAGCCVHALATAFGLTALLAASPIAFSVIQYAGAAYLCWLGLRMIATTFRPAGVAVSAPGDAGRPREARGLRALFMQGFLTNVLNPKVILFFLSFFPQFVDPKAGHQAAAFLVLGAIMIVMTTVWNTLVAWLAGALTRRVSQAPRLKCWLDRVVGTAFIGLGARLALLPR, from the coding sequence ATGCTCGGCATCACGGATCTGCCGCTCTTCGTCGGCGCGGTCTTCCTGCTCAATGTGACCCCCGGCCCCGACACCGCCTATATCGTCGGCCGCAGCGTCGCGCAGGGCCGGATGGCCGGCGTCATGTCGTCGCTTGGGGTCAGCGCGGGCTGCTGCGTGCATGCCCTCGCCACGGCATTCGGGCTCACCGCGCTGCTGGCGGCCTCGCCGATCGCGTTCTCGGTCATCCAGTACGCGGGCGCGGCTTACCTGTGCTGGCTCGGCCTGCGCATGATCGCCACGACGTTCCGCCCGGCTGGCGTGGCGGTATCCGCGCCGGGAGACGCGGGCCGCCCGCGGGAGGCGCGTGGATTGCGCGCGCTGTTCATGCAGGGCTTCCTGACCAACGTGCTGAACCCGAAGGTCATCCTGTTCTTCCTGTCGTTCTTCCCGCAGTTCGTGGACCCGAAGGCCGGGCACCAGGCGGCGGCGTTCCTCGTGCTCGGCGCGATCATGATCGTCATGACCACCGTCTGGAACACGCTCGTCGCGTGGCTCGCGGGTGCGCTGACCCGGCGGGTCAGCCAGGCGCCGCGCCTCAAGTGCTGGCTCGATCGCGTGGTGGGTACCGCCTTTATCGGCCTGGGCGCGCGGCTGGCCCTGCTGCCGCGCTGA
- the htpX gene encoding zinc metalloprotease HtpX: MFNWVKTFMLMAAITALFIVIGGMIGGRGGMMIALLIALGMNFFSYWFSDKMVLRMYNAQEVDASTAPQFYGMVQDLAQRAGLPMPRVYLINEDAPNAFATGRNPENAAVAATTGILRVLSDRELRGVMAHELAHVRHRDILTSTIAATMAGAISALANMAMFFGGRDENGNRTNPIAGIAVAILAPLAASLIQMAISRAREFEADRGGAEISGDPQALASALDKIHRYAQGIPFQAAEEHPATAQMMIMNPLAGGGIANLFSTHPATEERIARLMQMAQTGAYPS; this comes from the coding sequence ATGTTCAACTGGGTCAAGACCTTCATGCTGATGGCCGCCATCACGGCGCTGTTCATCGTCATCGGCGGCATGATCGGCGGACGCGGCGGCATGATGATCGCGCTGCTGATCGCCCTGGGGATGAACTTCTTCTCCTACTGGTTCTCGGACAAGATGGTCCTGCGCATGTACAACGCGCAGGAAGTCGATGCGAGTACCGCCCCGCAGTTCTACGGCATGGTGCAGGACCTCGCGCAACGCGCGGGTTTGCCGATGCCGCGCGTGTACCTGATCAACGAGGACGCCCCCAATGCGTTCGCCACGGGCCGCAATCCCGAGAACGCCGCGGTGGCCGCCACGACGGGCATCCTGCGCGTGCTGTCCGACCGCGAACTGCGCGGCGTGATGGCGCACGAGCTCGCGCACGTGCGTCACCGCGACATCCTGACCTCCACCATCGCGGCGACGATGGCCGGCGCGATCTCCGCGCTCGCCAACATGGCGATGTTCTTTGGCGGCCGCGACGAGAACGGCAACCGTACCAACCCGATCGCCGGTATCGCGGTGGCGATCCTCGCGCCGCTGGCGGCCTCGCTGATCCAGATGGCGATCTCCCGCGCGCGCGAGTTCGAAGCCGACCGCGGCGGTGCCGAGATCAGCGGCGATCCGCAGGCGCTCGCGAGCGCGCTCGACAAGATCCATCGCTACGCGCAGGGCATTCCGTTCCAGGCGGCCGAGGAGCATCCGGCCACCGCGCAGATGATGATCATGAACCCGCTGGCCGGCGGCGGCATCGCGAACCTGTTCTCGACGCACCCGGCCACCGAGGAACGCATCGCGCGCCTGATGCAGATGGCGCAGACGGGCGCGTACCCCTCCTGA
- the rsmB gene encoding 16S rRNA (cytosine(967)-C(5))-methyltransferase RsmB, producing MRLQPDSLAFQMLGAAAAVRGVNEGTALPQAIDEAAAHLRLDRVRDAATRGAIQDLAYRTMRQFGATRALVTDLVTRPPGALVDSLLAVALALLLDGEQPDADQPGRGYSDFTVVDQAVSAAASEPKTAHARGLVNAVLRRFLRERKPLLARIAQEDEARWNLPAWWLRMLRDAYPDQWSSLAAGVNARPPMTLRVNTARGTVKEYLTRLANAGLAGVQVGPQAVRLVRAFPVSQIPGFAEGDVSVQDAGAQLAAQLLAGPDGMRAGMRVLDACAAPGGKTGHLLELADIDLTAVESDAQRVARIHDNLARLGQQANVITGDASRPKDWWDGQPFDRILADVPCSASGIVRRHPDIRWLRRESDIGKLVNEQRRIVSQLWPLLKPGGILVYVTCSIFPTEGEEQARWFGAQLPDAIRLQAPGQLLPGVKAPEPVGGTAVDTATAAGEASLPSDHDGFYYARFQKRA from the coding sequence ATGCGCCTGCAACCTGATTCACTCGCCTTCCAGATGCTTGGCGCCGCTGCCGCGGTGCGCGGCGTCAACGAGGGCACCGCCTTGCCGCAGGCCATCGACGAGGCCGCCGCGCATCTGCGGCTGGACCGCGTGCGCGATGCCGCCACGCGCGGCGCCATCCAGGATCTCGCCTATCGCACGATGCGCCAGTTCGGTGCCACGCGCGCGCTGGTCACGGACCTCGTGACGCGTCCGCCCGGCGCGCTCGTCGACTCGCTGCTGGCCGTCGCGCTCGCGCTGCTGCTCGACGGCGAGCAGCCCGATGCCGATCAGCCGGGACGGGGCTACAGCGACTTCACCGTGGTGGACCAGGCCGTCAGCGCGGCCGCGTCCGAACCCAAGACCGCGCATGCGCGCGGGCTCGTCAACGCGGTGCTGCGCCGTTTCCTGCGCGAGCGCAAGCCGCTGCTCGCGCGTATCGCGCAGGAAGACGAGGCGCGCTGGAACCTGCCGGCCTGGTGGCTGCGCATGCTGCGCGACGCGTACCCGGATCAATGGTCGTCGCTCGCGGCCGGCGTCAATGCGCGTCCGCCGATGACGCTGCGCGTGAACACCGCGCGCGGCACCGTCAAGGAGTATCTGACGCGTCTGGCCAATGCGGGACTGGCGGGCGTGCAGGTGGGCCCGCAGGCCGTGCGCCTCGTGCGTGCGTTCCCGGTGTCGCAGATTCCCGGGTTTGCCGAGGGCGACGTGTCGGTGCAGGACGCCGGCGCGCAACTGGCCGCGCAACTGCTCGCAGGTCCTGACGGCATGCGCGCGGGGATGCGTGTCCTCGATGCGTGCGCGGCACCGGGCGGCAAGACCGGCCATCTGCTGGAACTCGCCGATATCGATCTGACCGCGGTGGAGAGCGACGCGCAGCGCGTGGCGCGCATTCACGACAACCTTGCGCGCCTGGGCCAGCAGGCCAACGTGATTACCGGCGATGCGAGCCGTCCGAAGGACTGGTGGGATGGTCAGCCGTTCGATCGCATCCTCGCGGATGTGCCATGTTCCGCGTCGGGCATCGTACGGCGGCATCCCGATATTCGCTGGCTGCGCCGCGAATCAGATATCGGCAAGCTCGTCAACGAGCAACGTCGCATCGTTTCGCAGCTTTGGCCGCTGCTCAAGCCTGGCGGCATTCTCGTCTATGTAACCTGTTCGATTTTCCCAACGGAGGGCGAAGAGCAGGCGCGCTGGTTTGGTGCGCAGCTACCAGATGCGATACGATTGCAGGCGCCGGGGCAACTGCTGCCCGGTGTGAAGGCGCCTGAACCGGTCGGCGGCACCGCGGTGGATACCGCGACGGCTGCCGGCGAGGCAAGCCTGCCATCGGACCACGATGGCTTCTACTACGCCCGCTTCCAGAAACGCGCCTGA
- a CDS encoding DUF4390 domain-containing protein yields MPSSPRLSVLRAHGDAARELSAGMPSSLHAPRILRSRALRWWLVAMLLLLALLCHPGRGDAQLIETTENRIEYQDGGFDLAASFDFDLPPALEDALHKGISLYFVVEFQLTRPRWYWFDDKPVNTTRSVRLSYQPLTRQYRVSTGGLQLPFTRLKSALQFIQHVRGWRVFERNAVKPGETYQAQVRMRLDLSQLPKPFQINAVNTREWNLSSEWRHFNYTVPTNLDAPPPVPVAPATPNVPIVPAVPPASLPAPQAPASSPAAVPASTPSSASAPAASNNEARTPFAQTVSTVLSPSQLVQPPASQP; encoded by the coding sequence ATGCCGAGCTCGCCGCGCTTGTCCGTCCTCCGTGCCCATGGCGACGCAGCGCGCGAGCTTTCCGCGGGGATGCCCTCGTCCCTGCATGCCCCGCGCATCCTGCGGTCGCGGGCCCTGCGCTGGTGGCTCGTCGCGATGCTTTTGCTGCTGGCATTGCTCTGCCATCCCGGACGCGGCGATGCGCAGCTGATCGAAACCACCGAGAACCGCATCGAGTATCAGGACGGCGGCTTCGACCTCGCCGCATCGTTCGACTTCGATCTGCCGCCCGCACTCGAGGACGCGCTGCACAAGGGCATCTCGTTGTACTTCGTCGTCGAGTTCCAGCTCACGCGACCGCGCTGGTACTGGTTCGACGACAAGCCCGTCAACACCACGCGCAGCGTGCGCCTGTCCTACCAGCCGCTCACGCGACAGTACCGTGTCTCCACCGGTGGCCTGCAATTGCCGTTCACGCGGCTCAAGAGCGCGCTGCAGTTCATCCAGCATGTGCGGGGATGGCGCGTGTTCGAGCGTAATGCCGTCAAGCCCGGCGAAACCTATCAGGCCCAGGTGCGCATGCGCCTGGACCTCTCGCAATTGCCCAAGCCCTTCCAGATCAATGCGGTGAACACGCGCGAGTGGAACCTGTCGTCCGAATGGCGGCACTTCAACTACACCGTGCCGACGAATCTCGATGCGCCGCCGCCCGTGCCGGTGGCGCCCGCGACGCCAAACGTGCCGATCGTGCCCGCCGTGCCACCCGCTTCGCTGCCCGCCCCGCAGGCCCCGGCATCGTCGCCCGCCGCGGTGCCGGCTTCGACGCCGTCTTCGGCCTCCGCGCCCGCGGCCAGCAATAACGAGGCGCGCACGCCGTTCGCGCAGACCGTGTCCACCGTGCTGTCCCCCAGTCAGCTCGTTCAGCCGCCCGCGAGCCAGCCATGA
- a CDS encoding sensor histidine kinase encodes MKGSLWDSRFRRVLYRIVASIIVFLALVLVGLLAGASANTEFFDRYFTLLFKINLVVGVLLILTIGALAFTLWLRYRRGKFGTRLMTKLAVFFGVVGVLPGVLIYLVSLQFVSRSIESWFDVRVETALEAGLNLGRTTIDSTLGDVQSRARSMADQLTGSSGMATSLQLNRLREQYGVQEAAIFTGSGRVLATASSSYASLVPDLPSGALAEQARLAGGYASVEGGTEPASGGTRHVEGTPLYRVRVIIPLGVAPVPQQDGANGQGATASGAAAQRPPRIALGPTRDKWAGSGLSVERRPEDAPPAGFGLVGDTVREERYLQVIQPVPAALARNADEVQRAYQEYQEKALGRTGLRKMYIGTLTLTLFLAVFIAVMLALLLGGQLARPLLMLLQGTKEVAEGDLSPKRELKSRDELGMLTQQFNQMTRQLSDARLAVEQNRAALEQSKAYLESVLQNLTAGVLVFDRRFVLLTANPGAERIFRQPFATVLGQCFDQIPNLAEFGEIVRQAFSEQTTSEVLGGAQHWQKQIELPQGDEEQPLTLLVRGARLPAANRDEPGYVVVFDDISDVISAQRSIAWGEVARRLAHEIKNPLTPIQLSAERLQMKLSPKLTETDADVLKRGAATIVNQVAAMKRMVDDFRDYARTPPAVVQLLQLNGLVSEVLHLYGIDDPAVHEHPVIHPTLGQALPEIKGDPTQLRQVIHNLLQNAQDAVADNVAAGRAAPRITLRTETVEYKDSAGEDRQAVKLSIADNGPGFAPRILSRAFEPYVTTKAKGTGLGLAMVKKIIDEHGARIELRNRMDGAEIVGAQISILFVKLA; translated from the coding sequence ATGAAGGGAAGCCTTTGGGATAGCAGGTTCCGCCGCGTGCTGTATCGCATCGTGGCGAGCATCATCGTCTTCCTCGCGCTCGTGCTCGTGGGACTGCTGGCCGGCGCGTCGGCCAACACCGAGTTCTTCGATCGCTATTTCACGCTGCTGTTCAAGATCAACCTCGTGGTCGGGGTGCTGCTGATCCTGACGATCGGCGCGCTCGCGTTCACGTTGTGGCTGCGTTACCGCCGCGGGAAGTTCGGTACGCGGCTGATGACCAAGCTCGCGGTGTTCTTCGGCGTGGTGGGCGTGCTGCCCGGCGTGCTGATCTACCTCGTGTCGCTGCAGTTCGTCTCCCGCAGTATCGAGTCGTGGTTCGACGTGCGCGTGGAAACCGCGCTCGAAGCGGGCCTGAACCTCGGCCGCACGACCATCGACAGCACGCTCGGCGACGTGCAGAGCCGCGCGCGCTCGATGGCGGACCAGCTCACGGGGTCCTCCGGCATGGCCACGTCGCTGCAGCTCAACCGGCTGCGCGAGCAGTACGGCGTGCAGGAAGCCGCGATCTTCACGGGCAGCGGCCGCGTGCTGGCCACAGCCTCGAGCAGCTATGCCTCGCTCGTGCCGGATCTGCCGTCGGGCGCGCTGGCCGAGCAGGCGCGACTGGCGGGCGGGTACGCATCGGTGGAGGGCGGTACCGAGCCGGCCAGCGGCGGGACGCGGCATGTCGAGGGGACGCCGCTGTATCGGGTACGCGTGATCATTCCGCTCGGCGTCGCCCCCGTGCCGCAGCAGGACGGCGCGAACGGGCAGGGTGCCACCGCGAGCGGCGCGGCCGCGCAGCGCCCGCCGCGCATCGCGCTCGGGCCCACGCGCGACAAGTGGGCGGGCTCCGGGCTGTCGGTCGAACGCCGGCCCGAGGACGCGCCGCCCGCGGGCTTCGGGCTCGTCGGCGACACGGTCCGCGAGGAACGCTATCTGCAGGTCATCCAGCCTGTGCCCGCGGCGCTCGCGCGCAATGCGGACGAGGTCCAGCGGGCGTACCAGGAATACCAGGAGAAGGCGCTGGGCCGCACGGGCCTGCGCAAGATGTATATCGGCACGCTGACGCTCACGCTGTTCCTGGCCGTCTTCATCGCCGTGATGCTCGCGCTGCTGCTCGGCGGGCAGCTCGCGCGGCCGCTGCTGATGCTGCTGCAGGGGACCAAGGAAGTCGCGGAGGGCGACCTCTCGCCGAAGCGCGAGCTCAAGAGCCGCGACGAACTGGGCATGCTCACGCAGCAGTTCAATCAGATGACGCGCCAGTTGTCCGATGCGCGGCTCGCGGTCGAGCAGAACCGCGCCGCGCTCGAGCAATCGAAGGCGTACCTCGAGAGCGTGCTGCAGAACCTGACGGCGGGCGTGCTCGTGTTCGACCGGCGCTTTGTGCTGCTGACCGCGAACCCCGGCGCGGAGCGCATTTTCCGGCAGCCGTTCGCGACCGTGCTCGGCCAGTGTTTCGATCAGATTCCGAACCTCGCGGAATTCGGCGAGATCGTGCGGCAGGCGTTTTCCGAGCAGACCACGAGCGAGGTGCTCGGGGGCGCGCAGCACTGGCAGAAGCAGATCGAACTGCCGCAGGGCGACGAGGAACAGCCGCTCACCCTGTTGGTGCGTGGCGCGCGGCTGCCCGCGGCCAACCGTGACGAACCTGGCTATGTGGTCGTGTTCGACGATATTTCCGACGTGATTTCGGCCCAGCGCTCGATCGCCTGGGGCGAGGTGGCGCGCCGGCTGGCCCATGAAATCAAGAACCCTCTGACGCCGATTCAGCTGTCCGCCGAGCGTCTGCAGATGAAATTGTCGCCAAAACTTACAGAAACCGACGCGGACGTCCTAAAGCGCGGGGCCGCGACGATCGTTAACCAGGTAGCGGCAATGAAACGCATGGTCGACGATTTCCGCGATTATGCGCGGACGCCGCCGGCGGTCGTGCAGCTGCTGCAGCTCAATGGGCTCGTGTCCGAGGTGCTGCATCTGTACGGGATCGACGATCCGGCCGTGCACGAACACCCCGTGATTCATCCGACGCTGGGTCAGGCATTGCCTGAAATAAAGGGCGATCCGACACAACTGCGCCAGGTTATCCACAACCTGTTGCAGAATGCGCAGGATGCGGTCGCGGATAACGTCGCGGCGGGGAGGGCGGCGCCCCGTATCACTCTCCGGACCGAGACTGTAGAATACAAAGATTCTGCCGGCGAAGACCGGCAGGCCGTCAAGCTCTCCATCGCGGACAACGGACCGGGTTTCGCGCCACGAATTTTGAGTCGCGCGTTCGAACCGTACGTGACCACCAAAGCCAAGGGCACTGGCCTCGGGCTTGCGATGGTGAAGAAGATCATTGACGAACATGGCGCCCGCATCGAGTTGCGGAACCGCATGGATGGCGCCGAGATCGTCGGAGCGCAGATCTCGATCCTGTTCGTTAAACTGGCATAG
- a CDS encoding response regulator, producing MATILVVDDEMGIRELLSEILSDEGHVVELAENAQQAREFRAGSTPDLVLLDIWMPDTDGVSLLKEWSAQGYLTMPVIMMSGHATIDTAVEATKIGALNFLEKPIALQKLLSAVEQGLARGIERPRTAPAAASTAPAATTAPDAASPSAPAEIPVDATANGNATRVPEAEMHFSFDMPLREARDLFERAYFEYHLMREHGSMTRVAEKTGLERTHLYRKLKQLGVELGRNKPEPTEQ from the coding sequence ATGGCAACCATCCTCGTAGTCGATGACGAAATGGGTATTCGGGAGTTGCTCTCGGAAATCCTGAGCGACGAAGGCCATGTGGTCGAACTGGCTGAGAACGCGCAGCAGGCACGCGAGTTTCGCGCGGGCAGCACGCCTGACCTCGTCCTGCTCGACATCTGGATGCCGGATACCGATGGCGTGAGCCTGCTCAAGGAGTGGTCGGCGCAGGGCTATCTCACGATGCCCGTGATCATGATGTCCGGGCACGCCACGATCGATACCGCCGTCGAGGCGACCAAGATCGGCGCGCTGAATTTCCTCGAGAAGCCGATCGCGCTGCAGAAGCTGCTGTCCGCGGTGGAGCAGGGCCTCGCGCGCGGCATCGAGCGTCCACGCACGGCACCGGCCGCGGCCAGCACCGCACCGGCCGCGACAACCGCTCCCGATGCCGCCTCGCCCTCGGCGCCCGCCGAAATCCCGGTGGATGCCACGGCCAACGGCAACGCGACGCGCGTGCCCGAAGCGGAGATGCATTTCTCGTTCGACATGCCGCTGCGCGAAGCCCGTGACCTGTTCGAGCGCGCCTACTTCGAGTACCACCTGATGCGCGAACACGGCAGCATGACCCGCGTCGCCGAGAAGACGGGCCTCGAGCGTACCCACCTCTACCGCAAGCTCAAGCAGCTCGGCGTCGAACTGGGCCGCAACAAGCCCGAGCCCACCGAGCAGTGA
- a CDS encoding anti-phage dCTP deaminase — protein MRSAATKQDSGNRLNPVALDKQLAAEGPLTAEIVIALCGPMGTPLHEVGHSFEMLLKGTDYNYENVTVIRLSDEVRRIGGLHADCSRNELIEKENQLRAVHGNAYLARVAIRTIALAREKLNAGHCRQTAMFHGCDADPSAPIFSRRTCHIIDSIKNVDELRLLRSVYGDMLHVIGVYAPIEVRIDRLSKRAHRGEHTHLLIDRDSGEEVDHGQQVSEIFPQSDFFLRADSGTDTQLQSSARRFLDLMMGTKIATPTANERAMYAAYSAARNSACLSRQVGAALLDSDGEVLSVGWNDVPKPFGGLYESGANVSADYDRRCWNRDGGHCCNDEEKDLIASDLVWRMIREGIVSAENRERAVELIRHGSQLKSLIEFSRAVHAEMHALLNAGATNGAKIRGGRLFVTTYPCHSCARHIVAAGIREVCFLEPYRKSLATKLHSDAITEREGDGNKVRIFPYDGVAPSRFLKFFSARSEGRKDPRSGKMRMHAAYPVTAITLEAIPTLESVAIRGLRPEAAAVCPDIAGGRDASGDEMQFRS, from the coding sequence ATGAGAAGCGCCGCGACAAAACAGGACAGCGGAAATCGGTTGAATCCGGTCGCATTGGACAAGCAGCTCGCTGCTGAGGGTCCGTTGACTGCGGAGATTGTCATCGCGCTTTGCGGACCGATGGGTACGCCATTGCATGAGGTCGGCCACTCGTTCGAGATGCTACTAAAGGGCACGGATTACAACTACGAGAACGTTACCGTCATTCGACTGAGTGACGAGGTTCGAAGAATTGGCGGTCTGCACGCCGACTGCTCACGGAACGAGCTCATTGAGAAGGAAAACCAGCTCCGAGCCGTACACGGCAATGCGTACCTTGCTCGGGTCGCGATCAGAACTATCGCGTTGGCTCGTGAAAAGCTGAACGCTGGGCATTGTCGGCAGACAGCTATGTTCCATGGATGCGATGCCGATCCCTCCGCACCGATCTTCTCCAGGCGCACCTGTCACATCATCGACTCCATCAAGAACGTCGATGAGCTACGTCTTCTAAGGTCGGTGTACGGCGACATGTTGCACGTGATCGGTGTCTACGCGCCGATCGAGGTCAGGATCGATCGCTTGTCAAAGCGCGCGCATCGTGGCGAACACACGCATCTGCTGATCGATCGGGACTCTGGTGAAGAGGTCGATCACGGGCAGCAGGTCAGTGAGATCTTCCCGCAATCGGACTTCTTTCTTCGTGCCGACTCTGGTACCGATACGCAACTGCAATCAAGTGCAAGGAGGTTTCTGGATTTGATGATGGGCACGAAGATCGCGACACCCACCGCAAACGAGCGCGCCATGTATGCGGCGTACTCGGCCGCACGCAATTCCGCGTGTCTGTCCCGTCAGGTAGGTGCGGCTCTTCTGGACTCGGATGGAGAAGTTTTGTCTGTAGGGTGGAACGACGTACCGAAGCCGTTCGGCGGGCTCTATGAATCAGGCGCCAATGTTTCTGCCGACTACGATCGTCGATGCTGGAATCGCGATGGTGGTCATTGCTGCAACGATGAAGAGAAAGATCTGATTGCCAGCGATCTGGTCTGGCGCATGATAAGAGAGGGAATCGTGAGTGCAGAGAACAGGGAGCGCGCGGTCGAACTGATCCGGCACGGTAGTCAACTCAAAAGCTTGATCGAGTTCTCAAGAGCGGTGCATGCGGAGATGCATGCCCTGTTGAATGCGGGGGCCACAAACGGTGCCAAGATACGTGGGGGCCGGCTGTTTGTTACGACTTACCCTTGTCACTCATGCGCGCGTCATATTGTGGCAGCAGGCATCAGGGAGGTTTGCTTCCTCGAGCCATATCGGAAGAGCCTGGCGACAAAGCTGCATTCCGACGCCATTACAGAGCGCGAGGGAGACGGTAACAAAGTCCGAATTTTTCCTTACGACGGCGTAGCGCCGTCACGATTCCTCAAGTTCTTCTCCGCACGCTCGGAGGGCCGGAAGGATCCGAGAAGCGGAAAGATGCGAATGCACGCGGCCTACCCTGTTACTGCGATTACGTTGGAGGCCATACCGACGCTAGAGTCAGTCGCCATCCGGGGCCTCCGACCGGAAGCAGCGGCGGTTTGTCCCGACATCGCCGGGGGTCGGGACGCGTCGGGTGACGAGATGCAATTCAGGAGTTAG
- a CDS encoding LysR family transcriptional regulator — MNLQAIRYFLMVSTTGSFQATARHFQVPASSVSRFVAALEKELGQQLLYRNTRAVRLTEAGEQYFLQVRDAVELLDQAAEGLVHRDADINGLVRINAPEMLGRLHIAGIVNALQARYPDLVVELTLTDAYIDPVQEGADITIRVSPLLDSGLIGKVIGSMRHVVAASPAYIAAHGKPESPQDLLAHRCLVYKGQLGAQKWYFRTAPTEAFQTLNVSGPLRSNNAETLLAAAVAGRGIVVFPTWVYRTDMFRQGELVALLENWEFAASPEPSYIQMLSPENRLRSRKVREVSTFIVEAIGSPPYWDGLCDSKASNTAFDL; from the coding sequence ATGAACCTGCAGGCCATCCGCTATTTCCTGATGGTGTCCACGACGGGCAGCTTCCAGGCGACCGCGCGCCACTTTCAGGTGCCCGCGTCGTCGGTATCGCGCTTCGTCGCCGCGCTGGAAAAGGAGCTCGGCCAGCAGCTGCTGTACCGGAACACGCGCGCGGTGCGCCTGACGGAGGCGGGCGAGCAGTACTTCCTGCAGGTGCGCGATGCGGTGGAGCTGCTCGACCAGGCGGCCGAAGGGCTGGTCCATCGCGACGCCGATATCAATGGCCTCGTGCGCATCAACGCGCCGGAAATGCTGGGACGGCTGCATATCGCGGGCATCGTCAATGCGTTGCAGGCACGGTATCCCGATCTTGTCGTCGAGCTCACGCTGACCGACGCGTATATCGATCCGGTACAGGAAGGTGCGGACATCACCATCCGCGTCAGTCCACTGCTCGACTCGGGCCTGATCGGCAAGGTCATCGGCTCGATGCGGCACGTCGTGGCGGCGAGTCCCGCTTATATCGCCGCGCACGGAAAACCCGAGAGCCCGCAGGATCTGCTCGCGCACCGCTGCCTCGTCTACAAGGGGCAACTCGGCGCGCAGAAGTGGTACTTCCGGACGGCGCCCACCGAAGCCTTCCAGACGCTGAACGTCAGCGGTCCACTGCGCAGCAACAACGCCGAAACGCTGCTCGCGGCAGCGGTAGCCGGCCGTGGCATCGTGGTGTTCCCCACGTGGGTCTATCGCACCGACATGTTCAGGCAGGGCGAGCTCGTGGCACTGCTGGAAAACTGGGAGTTCGCGGCCTCGCCCGAGCCGTCCTACATCCAGATGCTCTCGCCAGAAAACCGCCTGCGCTCGCGCAAGGTACGAGAAGTCTCGACGTTCATCGTCGAGGCCATCGGGTCCCCGCCTTATTGGGATGGGCTCTGCGACAGCAAAGCCTCGAATACAGCTTTTGATTTGTAA